A region from the Arachis ipaensis cultivar K30076 chromosome B01, Araip1.1, whole genome shotgun sequence genome encodes:
- the LOC107606933 gene encoding uncharacterized protein LOC107606933, whose translation MQLSDKSLLPLPGELVGFSGKRVPVSGYVWLRTMLGEFPNSKTLDIQFLVVDCASPYNVILGHPSLNSFGAIISIVQLCVKFPVHDNIIAAVHADYKEARKCYNAGLKVTPKKTVTRIHFVHNLESIPTLAELDPRASNSRPAPTDDLEKVQLGKSDKFTNIGSIFSTRTKQNLIETLKSKSNLFAWTPANMPGIDPNFICHKLAVNPNTRPIRQKKRNLGTERRNAAIVETHKLLDAGFIRELRFSSWLANVVMVKKSSGKGRMCVNFTNLNKACPNDSYLLPNIDKLVDDTSGYQVLSFMDAYSGYNQIQMHPDDEEKIAFVTDQGNFCYKVMPFRLKNARATYQRLMDKVFKDQIGRNIEIYVDDMVVKSSLEQQHEADLNEIFQQLRKYNTRLNPEKYAFGVHGGKFLGFLLTNRGIEANPD comes from the coding sequence ATGCAACTCAGTGACAAATCACTACTACCATTGCCTGGAGAATTAGTAGGGTTCTCTGGGAAAAGAGTTCCCGTATCAGGTTATGTATGGCTGAGAACAATGCTAGGGGAGTTTCCAAACTCAAAAACCCTAGATATTCAATTTTTAGTAGTTGATTGTGCGAGCCCCTATAATGTTATTTTGGGACATCCGTCCCTTAACTCTTTTGGAGCCATTATTTCTATAGTTCAGCTTTGTGTTAAGTTTCCTGTGCATGATAACATAATAGCAGCAGTCCATGCAGACTACAAAGAGGCTAGGAAATGTTACAATGCGGGTTTGAAAGTTACCCCAAAGAAGACTGTTACAAGAATCCATTTTGTTCACAACTTGGAAAGCATTCCAACCTTGGCCGAGCTAGATCCAAGGGCCAGCAATAGTCGTCCTGCCCCAACGGACGACCTAGAAAAGGTACAACTTGGGAAATCAGACAAGTTTACTAACATCGGCTCTATTTTCTCTACAAGAACAAAACAAAATCTTATTGAAACATTAAAGTCCAAATCCAACCTATTTGCATGGACTCCTGCTAACATGCCAGGGATCGATCCGAACTTTATATGCCACAAGTTAGCAGTCAATCCTAACACCCGACCTATAAGACAAAAGAAACGAAATCTGGGCACAGAAAGAAGAAATGCAGCAATAGTAGAAACACATAAATTACTTGATGCAGGTTTCATCCGAGAACTTCGTTTCTCGTCATGGCTAGCAAACGTGGTAATGGTTAAGAAGAGCTCGGGAAAAGGGCGCATGTGCGTGAACTTTACAAATCTAAACAAAGCCTGTCCAAACGACTCATATCTGCTACCGAATATTGACAAACTGGTAGACGACACCTCAGGGTATCAAGTGCTAAGTTTCATGGACGCCTATTCCGGTTACAATCAAATACAAATGCACCCTGATGACGAAGAAAAAATAGCATTTGTAACTGATCAAGGTAATTTTTGTTATAAAGTCATGCCTTTCAGACTAAAAAATGCAAGAGCAACCTATCAGAGACTAATGGACAAGGTCTTCAAAGATCAAATTGGCCGGAACATTGAGATATACGTTGACGACATGGTGGTCAAGTCAAGCTTGGAACAACAACATGAGGCCGATCTTAATGAGATTTTTCAGCAACTCCGAAAGTACAATACGAGACTAAACCCAGAAAAATATGCATTTGGAGTACATGGAGGTAAATTCCTTGGATTCCTACTGACAAACAGGGGGATAGAAGCCAACCCCGACTAG